In Lactobacillus sp. PV012, one genomic interval encodes:
- a CDS encoding alpha/beta hydrolase: protein MKKKIFLLSLLTTILAILTTGCGNQNLSAKTTKVTATPTLFFHGGGSSYHAEEQMVQAAEKAGVTHSVIRANVDKKGKVSLIGTWSKNAKNPIVEVNYENNRNMNFKVYGQYATNVVKTLQKTYGIKKMNMVGHSAGNISIIYYMLQNGQNKKMPQLQKQVDIAGHFAGLDFARAPKSIRQPANLKLNSAGKPNKMNASYKEMTKVRKIYPKNQVAVLNIIGDIGGKTDGTVPNVSSLSLKYLVATRAKSYKVVKFTGKNAQHSKLHENKQVDKVLIKFLWNK, encoded by the coding sequence ATGAAGAAAAAAATATTTTTGCTTAGTTTACTAACTACTATATTAGCTATTTTAACAACTGGTTGTGGAAATCAAAATTTATCAGCTAAAACTACCAAAGTTACTGCAACACCAACATTATTTTTTCATGGTGGAGGTAGCTCTTATCATGCTGAAGAGCAGATGGTTCAAGCTGCAGAAAAAGCGGGAGTTACTCATTCAGTAATTCGAGCAAATGTTGATAAAAAGGGCAAAGTCTCTTTAATTGGTACTTGGTCAAAAAATGCAAAAAATCCGATTGTCGAAGTAAATTATGAAAATAACCGCAATATGAATTTTAAAGTGTACGGACAATATGCTACAAATGTGGTAAAGACATTACAAAAGACATATGGTATTAAAAAGATGAATATGGTTGGACATTCTGCAGGAAATATTTCAATTATCTACTATATGTTACAAAATGGTCAAAATAAAAAAATGCCGCAGCTACAAAAACAAGTAGATATTGCAGGACATTTTGCAGGACTTGATTTTGCTCGGGCTCCTAAGAGTATTCGTCAACCAGCTAACTTGAAGCTAAATAGTGCAGGTAAACCAAATAAGATGAATGCATCGTATAAAGAAATGACAAAAGTTAGAAAAATTTATCCTAAAAACCAGGTTGCCGTTTTGAATATTATTGGTGATATTGGTGGAAAAACAGATGGAACTGTACCTAATGTATCTTCTTTATCATTAAAGTATTTAGTAGCAACTAGAGCAAAATCATATAAAGTTGTTAAGTTTACAGGAAAAAACGCCCAACATTCAAAATTACATGAAAATAAACAAGTCGATAAAGTATTG
- a CDS encoding amidohydrolase family protein translates to MKKIDSFAHILPKNYYQEMLKIDKTIPQKFPFINIPALVDLDERIKTWPAKDIKQVLSFANINAEDFTEPNEAAQLAQAGNRELAKIIEKFPDYFESGVGMLALNNVKASCDILEEIAHSSSLVGAQIFTRHLGKSIAAPEYEPIFATAAKLNVPLWLHPVFDVRKPDNNLVFSWEYELSQAMLQLVQANIFEKYPTIKIIIHHAGAMVPFFAGRINHILPQEQAVDFKKFYVDTAILGNAPALKLALDYYGSDHVLFGTDAPFGVKPAGATKIIVDALEELNLPVTKMEDIFYKNYQKLVSGE, encoded by the coding sequence ATGAAAAAAATTGATAGTTTTGCCCATATTTTACCTAAAAATTATTATCAAGAGATGCTAAAAATTGATAAAACGATTCCTCAGAAGTTCCCTTTTATTAATATTCCAGCACTAGTCGATTTAGATGAAAGAATAAAAACATGGCCAGCTAAAGATATAAAACAGGTACTTTCTTTTGCAAATATTAATGCTGAAGATTTTACAGAACCTAATGAAGCAGCACAGTTAGCTCAAGCAGGTAATCGAGAACTGGCAAAGATTATTGAAAAATTTCCGGATTATTTTGAAAGTGGAGTAGGAATGTTGGCCTTAAATAATGTAAAGGCTAGTTGTGACATTTTAGAAGAGATTGCACATTCCTCTTCTTTGGTGGGAGCTCAAATTTTCACTCGTCATTTAGGTAAAAGTATTGCTGCACCTGAATATGAGCCAATTTTTGCAACTGCTGCTAAATTAAATGTGCCACTTTGGCTACATCCAGTATTTGACGTGCGTAAACCAGATAATAATTTAGTATTTTCTTGGGAATATGAATTATCGCAAGCAATGCTGCAATTGGTACAGGCAAATATTTTTGAAAAATATCCCACAATAAAAATTATTATCCATCATGCTGGAGCAATGGTACCATTTTTTGCTGGAAGAATTAATCATATTTTGCCTCAAGAGCAGGCAGTAGATTTTAAAAAATTCTATGTTGATACTGCTATTTTGGGTAATGCGCCAGCTCTTAAATTAGCATTAGATTACTATGGAAGTGATCATGTACTGTTTGGGACTGATGCCCCATTTGGGGTAAAACCAGCAGGTGCAACTAAGATTATTGTAGATGCACTTGAAGAGTTAAACTTACCAGTTACCAAGATGGAGGATATTTTTTATAAAAATTATCAAAAGCTGGTTAGTGGTGAATAG